In Nodosilinea sp. PGN35, the genomic stretch ATTGCCAGGGTGAGCCGATGACGGGTTAGCCCCACGGGTTGAAGTGAACTCTCCCCGCGAGAAACCGCTCCGCCAGCGGCTAGCGCATCGGCACTGAGCTGGTTTTGAACGTAGGTTTGCACTAAATCTGCCAGGGCTGAAAACTCCGGCTCGCGGCCACTGGTTTCTAGAGTGACGGCCCGGCTAGCCAGGGTTCTAACGTCCTGGGTCGTTTCTTCTCCATGAACTTGCAGGTGAAAGCGCGATCGCGCCAGCACCGGCCTGTCTGTCACCTGACTCAGGGGCGACAGCTCTCCTATCAGCCGTAGCGTACAGCTGCCCGCCGCATATTCGTAGGAGGTGATGGTGGCGGTTGGGGCCATGGACTTAGATGGGGTGGGCTTACAGGTTCAAATTCAAAATTCAAACGTTATGTGGGTGGTGACGGGAAAATTTTCTCCCCCAGGGTGGGCAGTGCCCACCCTACAGCGCTAGACGTTACAACTCAAACTTCAAAACTCAACACTCAAAACTCCTCAAGTCTGAGTGCGATCCAGCAGGGCCGCCCACAGCTTCCGCTGACCACCGCTGCCACTGTAGAACAGCAGATCCACCAGCAGCTTTAGCCCCAGGGTGGTGAGTTCGTCGGTGGTGGCGGTCTGGTCGCCCTCCATGCGGTCTTGGTAGGCGTTGCTAAAGGCGTCGAGGTAGTCGCCCAGCTGAGCTGCGCGGTGGGGAGCCTGCCCCTGCCCCAGGGCCTGCTCTAGCCGCGCCACGGCCTGCCGAATGGGATCGCGGTGGTTAGCTGCCAGATGGCAACTTACCAGCACCAGGGCGCGGGCTTCGTCCACATCGAGCTTTTTACGGCCCTGGCCCTTGCGCAGGGGGCTGGCCTGGCGCAAGCGCCACAGGTTGACACGATCGCTCAGCAGATCCGACACCCCCAGGTCGTTTGCCGCCGCCAGCATGGCGTCAGAGCCCAGGCCAGTGAGGGCTTCCAGGGCCAGCAGCACCAGGTCGAGCTGAGCTTTGATGCTGTGCAACTGTCGCGGGGTTGGGGCACCCTGCGGCTGACCTGGGTTGGGCTCACTGCTGAGCCCAGGGTTTAGCTCTCTGGGGGAAGACGGTTCCACCGGGCTGCCTGTTACTAACGTAGAGGATTGGGCTCATTGTGGCACGGGGGTTGCAGTTCTTGAAACGGGTTTGACAACTGCTATTCCATGCCCCAACCCCATAGACAATGGAGGGCTTAAGGGCTGAACAGATGCTCTACTGGGCAGCTAAACCCCGGCAACAACGGTGAGGTTAAGGCATCTTGGCTAAATAAAGTAGCACTTAAAACCAATTGAGCAGCCTGGCGGCGGTAGACTTCGACTTGCCGAGTAAACCGGTCACAAATCCAATATTCTTGAACACCCCGAATGGAGTAGAGCTTAAGCTTGGCCTGGCGGTCACGGCGAATGTTGCTAGGCCCCGGTGACAGCACCTCAACCACCAGCTCCGGAAAATCGATCAGGTGCCCAGCGTCGTCTTCAATCAACGCCAGCCGTTCGTTGCTGACCCATGCCATATCGGGAATTACGCTATCAGCATCGGACAAGACAATGCCTGGAGCTGGGATCGCTTCGCCTAGGCCAGTTTCAGTAGACCAGCTGTCTAAAACCGCAAAAACTCTGCCAGCAGCCTGCTGGTGACGACGGTGGGGCGATCGAGTCACAAATAACTCTCCGTCGATAATTTCATAGCGCGTACCTTCGCCCTGGGGTAGCACCTCCAGATCGTGAATCGTCCAGCGAATTTGCGTCTCTGCCTGGGTCATGAGCTGGGCCTGATTGTTTTTGCCAATAGGCTGGAGTCCATTTCTATCATACCCGTTGCCTCAGGAGGCCAGTGGGGTTGGAAACCGGGTTTACGAAGAGGCTGCGATCGCTAGACTAGAAGAAACCCAGCGAGGCAGAAACCCGATGGCGCAGTGGCCGCTGACAGAAGCGCAAAGCAA encodes the following:
- a CDS encoding DUF3038 domain-containing protein — encoded protein: MHSIKAQLDLVLLALEALTGLGSDAMLAAANDLGVSDLLSDRVNLWRLRQASPLRKGQGRKKLDVDEARALVLVSCHLAANHRDPIRQAVARLEQALGQGQAPHRAAQLGDYLDAFSNAYQDRMEGDQTATTDELTTLGLKLLVDLLFYSGSGGQRKLWAALLDRTQT
- a CDS encoding Uma2 family endonuclease, coding for MTQAETQIRWTIHDLEVLPQGEGTRYEIIDGELFVTRSPHRRHQQAAGRVFAVLDSWSTETGLGEAIPAPGIVLSDADSVIPDMAWVSNERLALIEDDAGHLIDFPELVVEVLSPGPSNIRRDRQAKLKLYSIRGVQEYWICDRFTRQVEVYRRQAAQLVLSATLFSQDALTSPLLPGFSCPVEHLFSP